Proteins found in one Gammaproteobacteria bacterium genomic segment:
- a CDS encoding AAA family ATPase, whose protein sequence is MALLDGIVGHGPIGTLLEREAVRPAQAYLFVGPSNVGKGTVARRFAATILCPKHGVHDEVCTTCRRVLNGNHPDVTMVQPEGQAALSVVQARAAITKAMLAPVEGDRKVIVLDEAGSMTDQAANAMLKTLEEPTPSTVFILVAESEQDMPATVASRCRTIQFGRLREEDLVDALVTQGVDPDQAREVARIAGGRPGLALDLAQRPEVAAFRHVWLGVPLQVTSHPGVAFRLAEEVMSAADPLLEAIRERQAAAMEVDLTAAGRKALKDRHERALRQASRSLLVAGLEILASWYADAASAQYAGPVRNRDVPMATLALVRPRDAVANAERVLEAVPDLRANLRPQLVLATLFTELAPVT, encoded by the coding sequence ATGGCTCTTCTAGACGGCATCGTCGGGCACGGTCCGATCGGCACACTGCTCGAACGTGAGGCGGTTCGTCCCGCACAGGCATACCTGTTCGTCGGTCCTTCCAATGTGGGCAAAGGTACGGTCGCCCGCCGGTTCGCCGCCACCATTCTGTGTCCGAAACACGGAGTTCACGACGAGGTGTGTACCACGTGCCGGCGTGTCTTGAACGGCAACCATCCGGACGTGACCATGGTGCAGCCGGAGGGCCAGGCGGCGCTGTCTGTCGTGCAGGCGCGAGCGGCGATCACCAAGGCAATGCTGGCTCCCGTCGAAGGGGATCGGAAAGTGATCGTGCTCGACGAGGCAGGTTCGATGACCGACCAGGCCGCCAATGCGATGCTGAAGACGCTCGAGGAACCGACGCCTTCAACGGTGTTCATCCTCGTTGCGGAATCCGAACAGGACATGCCGGCCACCGTCGCGAGCCGTTGCAGGACGATCCAGTTTGGGCGGCTGCGCGAAGAGGACCTGGTCGACGCTCTGGTCACGCAAGGGGTCGACCCCGACCAGGCGCGGGAAGTTGCGCGAATTGCCGGCGGCCGGCCCGGCCTGGCACTGGATCTGGCGCAGCGTCCGGAGGTGGCGGCGTTCCGCCATGTCTGGCTCGGGGTCCCGCTGCAGGTGACCTCGCATCCGGGAGTGGCGTTCCGCCTCGCCGAAGAGGTCATGAGTGCCGCCGATCCCCTTCTCGAGGCGATTCGTGAGCGGCAGGCCGCTGCCATGGAGGTGGATCTCACCGCCGCCGGCCGCAAGGCGCTGAAGGACCGCCATGAACGGGCGCTGCGGCAGGCATCCCGATCTCTGCTGGTGGCGGGCTTGGAGATCCTGGCCTCATGGTATGCGGATGCCGCATCCGCCCAATATGCCGGTCCGGTGAGAAACCGGGACGTGCCCATGGCCACTCTGGCATTGGTTCGACCCAGGGACGCGGTGGCCAACGCCGAGCGTGTCTTGGAGGCGGTACCGGATCTGAGGGCGAACCTTCGTCCTCAGCTCGTCCTGGCCACGTTGTTCACCGAGCTGGCTCCGGTTACGTGA
- a CDS encoding DEAD/DEAH box helicase: protein MSANHGENAPDDASFEKLVRSWAEHPDFEGAPAHLETIPARQALFEDLDPPVADALKERLAERGVERLYRHQARAIANVRAGINTVMVSGTASGKSLGYQVPIVEAILDNPRTSAMLLFPTKALAQDQLRSFQDLRIPGLVAATYDGDTAPDDRTWVRRRANVVMTNPDMLHVGILPNHAAWADYFLRLRYVVVDELHVLRGIFGSHVAHILRRLRRIAAHYGSHPTFVFASATIGNPGELAQRLSGLPVEVISRDDSPSGEKTVALWNPPMGDNDRRRSALSESTDLFVDLVRRDKHTIVFTRSRKATELIYRWTADRLDPDRAERIAPYRGGYLASDRRRVEAALFSGDLIGVTATNALELGIDVGGLDAAIITTFPGTIASFWQQAGRAGRSKDRSLAVLVGGEDALDQYFMTHPAELFTRPSEAAVVNPDNPTILDAHTACAAYELPLDLSDRDFLGSDVEEAATRLVEAGDLKLRNGRLFWAHRRRPAPGVSIRSSGGHQYQILDVTSGELLGTLEEVRVFSQAHPGAVYLHQGDSYLVDTLDTELHEVHVTPAEVDWYTQPHEEKLLEVLDVTEYRSIGSIRHSVGRVLVESRVVAYRRKKIGSGDILSTEPLDLPPVRLETDAVWFTIPDEVVDAADVAANELPGSLHAAEHAAIGMLPLFAICDRWDLGGLSTPMHPATANATIFIHEAYQGGAGISPVAFATGERHLRSTLEAIDSCPCETGCPSCIQSPKCGNYNEPLSKQGAVRLLRAMLSGGR, encoded by the coding sequence GTGAGCGCCAACCACGGCGAGAACGCTCCCGATGACGCCTCGTTCGAGAAGCTCGTCCGGTCGTGGGCGGAGCATCCCGACTTCGAAGGTGCACCGGCCCATCTGGAGACGATCCCGGCGCGCCAGGCCCTCTTCGAGGATCTCGACCCACCCGTCGCGGATGCCCTGAAAGAGCGGCTCGCAGAACGCGGCGTCGAGCGCCTCTACCGCCACCAGGCACGGGCGATCGCCAACGTCCGGGCCGGCATCAACACGGTGATGGTGTCGGGGACCGCATCCGGCAAATCGCTGGGCTACCAGGTGCCGATCGTCGAGGCGATCCTCGACAATCCCCGCACCTCGGCAATGCTGCTGTTTCCAACGAAGGCTCTCGCCCAGGATCAGCTGCGAAGCTTCCAGGATCTGCGCATCCCCGGCCTGGTCGCCGCCACGTACGACGGTGATACGGCGCCGGATGACCGGACATGGGTTCGGCGCCGTGCGAACGTCGTGATGACTAACCCGGACATGCTGCACGTCGGAATCCTTCCGAACCACGCAGCATGGGCCGACTACTTCCTGCGCCTCCGCTATGTGGTCGTCGATGAGCTGCACGTCCTCCGGGGCATCTTCGGAAGTCATGTCGCCCACATCCTGCGAAGGCTCCGGCGCATCGCAGCTCACTACGGATCGCATCCCACCTTCGTGTTCGCATCGGCCACGATCGGCAATCCCGGCGAACTGGCACAGCGGCTGTCGGGGCTGCCCGTCGAAGTCATCTCCCGGGACGATTCGCCGTCCGGCGAGAAGACCGTCGCGCTGTGGAATCCACCGATGGGCGACAATGATCGGCGTCGTTCTGCCCTGTCGGAGTCGACCGATCTGTTCGTCGATCTGGTCCGCCGGGACAAGCACACGATCGTGTTCACCCGCAGTCGAAAGGCAACGGAGCTGATCTACCGCTGGACGGCCGACCGGCTCGATCCGGATCGGGCGGAGCGCATTGCACCGTACCGGGGTGGCTACCTGGCTTCCGACCGGCGTCGTGTCGAGGCGGCATTGTTCTCCGGAGATCTCATCGGGGTGACGGCAACGAATGCGCTCGAACTCGGCATCGACGTCGGCGGGCTCGACGCAGCGATCATCACGACGTTCCCGGGGACGATCGCCTCCTTCTGGCAGCAGGCTGGAAGAGCCGGCCGATCCAAGGACCGATCACTCGCTGTGCTCGTCGGCGGTGAGGACGCCCTCGACCAGTACTTCATGACCCACCCAGCAGAGCTGTTCACCCGGCCGTCGGAGGCGGCCGTGGTCAACCCGGATAACCCGACGATCCTCGACGCGCACACGGCGTGTGCAGCGTACGAGCTGCCTCTCGACCTTTCCGACCGCGACTTCCTCGGCAGCGATGTGGAAGAGGCGGCGACCCGTCTCGTCGAGGCAGGCGACCTCAAGTTGCGAAACGGCCGCCTGTTCTGGGCTCACCGCCGTCGTCCCGCTCCCGGGGTAAGCATCCGCAGTTCGGGCGGTCATCAGTACCAGATCCTCGACGTCACGTCCGGTGAGCTGCTCGGCACCCTCGAAGAGGTGCGAGTGTTCTCGCAGGCCCATCCGGGTGCCGTCTACCTCCACCAGGGAGACAGCTACCTGGTCGACACGCTCGACACCGAACTCCACGAAGTGCACGTGACTCCTGCAGAAGTCGACTGGTACACGCAGCCTCACGAAGAGAAACTGCTCGAGGTGCTCGACGTCACGGAGTACAGGAGTATCGGTTCCATCCGCCACTCGGTCGGCCGTGTCCTCGTAGAGAGCAGGGTCGTTGCGTACCGGCGAAAGAAGATCGGATCGGGAGACATCCTCTCGACCGAACCGCTGGACCTTCCGCCGGTACGGCTCGAAACGGACGCCGTATGGTTCACCATCCCCGACGAAGTCGTCGACGCCGCCGACGTCGCCGCGAACGAGCTCCCGGGCAGTCTGCATGCGGCAGAGCACGCCGCCATCGGGATGCTCCCCCTGTTCGCGATATGTGATCGTTGGGATCTCGGCGGCCTTTCGACGCCGATGCATCCCGCCACGGCCAACGCAACGATCTTCATTCACGAGGCGTACCAGGGCGGCGCAGGGATCTCACCGGTCGCCTTCGCCACCGGGGAGCGACATCTGCGCTCGACCCTCGAGGCGATCGACTCATGCCCGTGCGAGACCGGCTGTCCTTCCTGCATCCAGTCGCCGAAATGCGGGAACTACAACGAACCGCTCTCCAAGCAGGGCGCAGTCCGCCTCCTGCGAGCCATGCTCTCCGGCGGTCGCTGA
- the tmk gene encoding dTMP kinase gives MSIGHYVALEGIEGAGKSTVAALLADRLREIGHDVVIVREPGGTPIGEGIRSVLLHGDDMADWTEALLFAAQRAQLAEDVIAPALATGSWVIGDRSVYSSLAYQGGARRLGFDEVRAVNQAGLQGVWPDTVVLLRLSPRVGLARQDGGDRIGNQGFEFQSRVADAYEQLACDEPMRFLTVDASRPVERVADDVMRALRDRWLF, from the coding sequence ATGAGCATCGGTCACTACGTTGCGCTCGAAGGCATCGAAGGTGCAGGCAAGAGCACCGTTGCGGCGCTGCTGGCCGACCGTCTGAGGGAGATCGGCCACGACGTCGTAATCGTGCGCGAGCCCGGTGGCACGCCGATCGGTGAGGGTATTCGCAGCGTCCTGCTGCATGGCGACGACATGGCCGACTGGACCGAGGCGCTTTTGTTTGCAGCCCAGCGCGCTCAACTCGCGGAGGACGTCATCGCCCCGGCGCTCGCTACGGGGTCCTGGGTGATCGGCGACCGCTCCGTCTACTCGTCGCTCGCCTATCAAGGCGGTGCGAGACGGCTCGGGTTCGATGAAGTGCGGGCAGTGAACCAGGCAGGGTTGCAGGGGGTCTGGCCCGACACCGTCGTCCTGCTCAGACTCTCGCCACGGGTCGGTCTCGCACGCCAGGATGGTGGCGATCGCATCGGGAATCAGGGGTTCGAGTTCCAGAGTCGTGTCGCCGACGCCTACGAACAGTTGGCCTGCGACGAACCGATGCGCTTCTTGACCGTCGATGCGAGCCGTCCGGTCGAGCGCGTCGCCGACGATGTCATGAGGGCGTTGAGGGATCGATGGCTCTTCTAG
- a CDS encoding sigma-70 family RNA polymerase sigma factor yields the protein MQFAPQLYSAALRMTRNPADAEDLVQETILKAYRAYDTFTAGTNLKAWLYRILTNTYINRYRKQMRRPTEMDLGDAADLYLYRRIGDSGQIARSAEEEVLERFVDADVKAAVDSLPENFRLPVLLADVEGFSYKEIAEIMDVPIGTVMSRLHRGRKALERALWSFAREHGLAGTDHE from the coding sequence ATGCAATTCGCTCCGCAGCTCTACTCGGCGGCCCTGCGGATGACGCGCAACCCTGCCGACGCGGAGGATCTCGTTCAGGAAACCATTCTCAAGGCCTACCGCGCCTATGACACCTTCACGGCGGGAACGAACCTGAAGGCGTGGCTGTACCGGATCCTCACGAATACCTACATCAACCGCTATCGCAAGCAGATGCGCCGGCCGACCGAGATGGACCTCGGTGACGCCGCGGACTTGTACCTCTACCGGCGGATCGGAGATTCGGGCCAGATCGCTCGCAGCGCCGAAGAGGAGGTCCTCGAACGGTTCGTCGACGCCGATGTCAAAGCGGCGGTCGATTCACTTCCCGAGAACTTCCGGCTTCCGGTGCTCCTCGCCGATGTAGAAGGTTTTTCCTACAAGGAGATCGCCGAGATCATGGATGTGCCGATCGGGACGGTGATGTCGAGGCTCCATCGTGGAAGAAAAGCCCTGGAGCGGGCGTTGTGGAGTTTTGCACGGGAACACGGACTCGCCGGGACGGATCATGAGTAA
- the tilS gene encoding tRNA lysidine(34) synthetase TilS, giving the protein MADSRRLSALSRTVRARADIPTGPCVVALSGGPDSAVCAWATLQAGAAVRAVHVDHGLTGSPIVREAAVAIAAFLGIPLHIVEVTLGHGSSPEDLARTARYRALEAALDPGEVLLTGHTRADQAETVLGNLLRGAGPDGLAGIPRRRGRIVRPLLEVTRSQTRELATLLGVPWVEDPANLEAGPRRNLIRREAIPYLEGRFNPSLERALARTADALSAENEHLDRQAERVPVEVTTSSVRLPAAVLATVDPVIAARAVRRALRMIGGPHAGNARDVHLILDIARGVSERACLTGSLEAERRRALVVLSRPAAASVPESAAWTLPGRTEFGAWSFEAWVAEATPTAFPLSRFVEVLDASAVPSTVTVRAVRAGDRIAIAGGHKDVAETLAEAGVAVPDRPVWPVVVGPREEVLWVPGVRRADLGWVDSATRRYLWVRATREDA; this is encoded by the coding sequence ATGGCTGACTCGCGTCGCTTGAGTGCGCTCTCCCGCACGGTGCGGGCCAGAGCCGACATCCCCACAGGTCCGTGCGTCGTCGCCCTCTCGGGAGGTCCGGACAGCGCCGTGTGTGCGTGGGCCACGCTCCAGGCAGGAGCTGCCGTGCGCGCCGTCCACGTCGACCATGGTCTCACCGGATCCCCGATCGTGCGGGAGGCAGCCGTTGCGATCGCTGCGTTCCTTGGGATTCCGTTGCACATCGTTGAAGTGACCCTCGGTCACGGATCGTCACCGGAGGATCTCGCCAGAACCGCACGCTATCGGGCACTCGAGGCTGCTCTCGATCCGGGAGAGGTGCTGCTCACCGGCCACACGCGCGCTGACCAGGCCGAGACCGTGTTGGGCAATCTGCTGAGGGGCGCAGGGCCGGACGGGCTCGCGGGCATCCCGCGCCGAAGGGGGCGAATCGTTCGTCCCCTCCTGGAGGTGACACGATCGCAGACGCGAGAGCTCGCCACGCTGCTGGGGGTTCCCTGGGTCGAAGATCCGGCGAATCTCGAAGCGGGGCCTCGCAGGAATCTCATTCGCCGGGAGGCCATTCCCTATCTCGAGGGGCGCTTCAATCCATCGCTCGAACGAGCACTCGCGCGCACGGCCGACGCGCTCTCTGCGGAGAACGAGCACCTGGACCGGCAGGCGGAGCGGGTGCCCGTGGAGGTCACCACCTCCTCGGTTCGGCTGCCGGCGGCCGTCCTGGCGACGGTCGATCCTGTCATCGCAGCTCGAGCCGTTCGCAGGGCGTTGCGCATGATCGGCGGCCCGCACGCAGGCAACGCCCGCGACGTGCACCTCATCTTGGATATCGCCCGCGGGGTATCGGAGCGAGCCTGCTTGACCGGCAGTCTGGAAGCGGAGCGGCGCCGTGCGCTGGTCGTGCTTTCGCGGCCGGCGGCGGCGTCGGTTCCCGAGTCGGCCGCTTGGACACTTCCCGGCCGCACGGAATTCGGAGCCTGGTCCTTCGAGGCATGGGTCGCGGAAGCGACACCGACCGCGTTCCCCCTGAGCCGATTCGTCGAGGTCCTCGATGCGTCTGCGGTCCCTTCCACGGTCACGGTGCGGGCCGTGCGCGCTGGAGACAGGATCGCGATCGCAGGTGGCCACAAGGACGTGGCCGAAACGCTGGCGGAAGCCGGAGTTGCCGTGCCCGACCGTCCGGTCTGGCCGGTGGTCGTCGGCCCACGGGAGGAGGTCCTGTGGGTCCCGGGTGTGCGGCGCGCGGATCTCGGCTGGGTGGATTCGGCCACGAGGCGCTACCTTTGGGTCCGCGCGACTCGGGAGGATGCGTGA
- the topA gene encoding type I DNA topoisomerase, translating into MIIIAAVSKPLIIVESPAKARTISGFLGSGYTVESSIGHIRDLPSKASEIPKKYRHEAWGRLGVNVEKDFEPIYIVPAAKREQVRKLKGALANADEVYLATDEDREGESIAWHLLQVLKPKVPVKRMVFHEITKRAITEALEHPRELDTRLVDAQEARRILDRLFGYEVSPVLWRKVQPKLSAGRVQSVAVRIVVERERQRIAFRSASYWDLLGTFQPPEGVSFTAPLTTLDGEPVASGKDFDAQANLTNPKALVLDEAASRILADALEDAKAIVRSVESKPYRRSPYPPFRTSTLQQEAGRKLRFSASRTMRAAQRLYENGYITYMRTDSTALSEAALSATRRLISDQFGTAYLPKKPRIYRSKVKNAQEAHEAIRPAGDSFRSPSDVERHVGPDEARLYDLIWKRTVASQMTDAVGESVQVRLEADASDGRTAGFIQTGRVITFPGFLKVYVAGSDSPDAERDDEERRLPQLEVDERLTIVAMEPKGHETKPPARFTEASLIRRLEELGVGRPSTYASIISTIQDRGYVWKRGTALIPTFTAFAVVTLLERHFSNLIDYTFTAKMESALDRIARGEEQAIPWLTKFYFGNGSVGLKEMVEGPLDEIDPREIGSIPIGNDPHGIPLVARVGRYGPYLERDGDKVSIPDETPPDELTVEKALELLAAPDDERTLGTDPETGLEVSLRVGRFGPYVQLGEQEGTTRPKRASLFKTMRPEDVTLEQALELLSLPRVVGVDPSDGSEIVARNGKYGPFIKKGTETRSLESEEQLLTITLEEAIALLAQPKRRRGQRAAAAPLREVGTDPVSDNPVVVKDGRFGPYVTDGVVNASLRKGDDPETITIERAAELLELRRERIAAKG; encoded by the coding sequence CTGATAATCATTGCCGCCGTGTCCAAACCACTCATCATCGTCGAGTCACCCGCGAAGGCCCGAACCATCTCCGGATTCCTCGGCTCGGGTTACACGGTCGAGTCCTCGATCGGCCATATCCGTGACCTCCCCTCGAAGGCGTCGGAGATCCCGAAGAAGTACCGGCATGAGGCGTGGGGTCGGCTCGGCGTCAACGTGGAGAAGGACTTCGAGCCGATCTACATCGTTCCCGCGGCGAAGCGGGAACAGGTGCGCAAACTCAAGGGCGCTCTCGCCAATGCAGACGAGGTCTACCTGGCAACCGATGAAGACCGCGAAGGAGAGTCGATCGCCTGGCATCTCCTCCAGGTCCTCAAACCCAAAGTGCCCGTCAAACGCATGGTGTTCCACGAGATCACCAAGCGCGCCATCACAGAAGCGCTCGAACATCCCAGAGAGCTGGACACGAGACTCGTCGACGCACAGGAGGCTCGACGCATCCTCGACCGTCTCTTCGGCTACGAAGTGAGCCCGGTGCTGTGGCGCAAGGTGCAGCCGAAGCTGTCGGCGGGTCGAGTGCAAAGTGTCGCGGTGCGCATCGTCGTCGAGCGGGAACGTCAGCGGATCGCCTTCCGATCCGCGTCGTACTGGGATCTGCTCGGCACCTTCCAGCCGCCTGAAGGCGTCTCATTCACTGCACCGTTGACGACGCTGGACGGCGAACCGGTCGCGTCCGGCAAGGACTTCGATGCACAGGCGAACCTCACCAACCCGAAAGCACTCGTTCTCGATGAGGCCGCATCGCGCATCCTCGCCGACGCCCTCGAAGACGCGAAGGCGATCGTCCGCTCTGTCGAGAGCAAGCCGTATCGTCGCTCTCCATATCCGCCGTTTCGCACGTCGACGCTGCAGCAGGAGGCCGGTAGAAAGCTGCGTTTCTCGGCTTCACGGACGATGCGGGCCGCGCAGCGACTCTACGAGAACGGGTACATCACGTACATGCGTACCGACAGCACGGCGCTCTCGGAAGCCGCGCTGAGCGCGACGCGTCGCCTGATCAGCGACCAGTTCGGCACGGCCTACCTTCCGAAGAAGCCCCGCATCTATCGCAGCAAGGTCAAGAACGCCCAAGAGGCGCACGAAGCGATCCGTCCCGCGGGAGATTCCTTCCGCTCCCCGTCGGACGTCGAGCGGCACGTCGGCCCGGACGAGGCCCGACTCTACGACCTGATCTGGAAACGAACCGTCGCTTCGCAAATGACCGACGCGGTCGGCGAGTCGGTCCAGGTTCGCCTCGAGGCCGACGCGTCCGATGGGCGCACCGCCGGCTTCATCCAGACCGGCAGGGTGATCACGTTCCCGGGTTTCTTGAAGGTCTACGTGGCCGGGAGCGACAGCCCCGACGCCGAACGGGACGACGAGGAACGGCGCCTGCCGCAGCTCGAGGTGGATGAGCGGCTCACCATCGTCGCGATGGAACCGAAGGGGCATGAGACGAAGCCGCCGGCCCGTTTCACGGAGGCCTCCCTGATCCGCCGACTCGAGGAACTCGGTGTCGGCCGCCCTTCGACCTACGCGTCGATCATCTCGACGATCCAGGACCGTGGCTACGTGTGGAAGCGTGGCACTGCCCTGATCCCGACGTTTACGGCGTTCGCGGTAGTCACGCTGCTGGAGCGGCACTTCTCGAATCTGATCGACTACACGTTCACCGCCAAGATGGAGAGTGCCCTCGACCGCATTGCCCGGGGAGAGGAACAAGCGATCCCGTGGCTGACGAAGTTCTACTTCGGGAATGGTTCTGTCGGCCTCAAGGAGATGGTGGAGGGCCCTCTCGACGAGATCGACCCGAGGGAGATCGGATCGATCCCGATCGGTAACGATCCCCATGGAATCCCGCTCGTCGCCCGCGTCGGCCGGTACGGACCGTACCTGGAACGCGACGGCGACAAGGTCTCGATTCCGGACGAGACCCCTCCTGACGAGCTCACCGTCGAAAAGGCTCTGGAGCTGCTCGCCGCACCCGACGACGAACGCACGCTCGGAACAGACCCCGAAACCGGCCTGGAGGTCAGTCTGCGGGTCGGCAGATTCGGGCCGTACGTCCAGCTTGGGGAGCAAGAGGGCACAACGAGGCCGAAACGGGCTTCGCTGTTCAAGACGATGCGCCCCGAGGACGTCACGCTCGAGCAAGCGCTCGAGCTGTTGAGTCTGCCTCGCGTCGTCGGTGTAGACCCGTCCGACGGATCGGAGATCGTGGCCCGCAACGGCAAGTATGGACCGTTCATCAAGAAGGGCACCGAAACCCGCAGCCTGGAGTCGGAAGAGCAGCTGCTGACCATCACGTTGGAAGAGGCAATCGCGCTGCTGGCTCAGCCGAAGCGGCGGCGGGGACAGCGGGCGGCTGCGGCACCACTTCGAGAGGTCGGCACCGACCCGGTTTCCGACAACCCGGTGGTGGTCAAGGATGGACGCTTCGGACCGTACGTCACCGATGGTGTGGTCAACGCCTCGCTGCGTAAGGGCGACGACCCCGAAACGATCACCATCGAGCGTGCCGCCGAACTCCTCGAACTCCGTCGCGAACGGATCGCCGCCAAGGGCTAA
- a CDS encoding anti-sigma factor — protein MSKRSCEEAITSVYLYLDNELGWVHAAKIKRHLRHCDGCLDAFRFEEQLKVVIRERVREEPKQEVLDRLRVFLKEQEPGFGD, from the coding sequence ATGAGTAAACGCAGCTGCGAGGAAGCGATCACCAGCGTCTACCTGTATCTCGACAATGAGCTCGGATGGGTGCACGCGGCCAAGATCAAGCGCCACCTTCGACACTGCGACGGATGCCTGGACGCGTTCCGGTTCGAAGAACAGTTGAAGGTCGTCATCCGCGAGCGGGTACGGGAAGAGCCGAAACAGGAGGTCCTGGACCGCTTGCGAGTCTTCTTGAAGGAACAGGAACCGGGGTTCGGAGACTGA
- a CDS encoding sodium-translocating pyrophosphatase, producing the protein MAGTSFVYAAVVSALLALALAVFYSRQVLAAPRGNARMVEISDAIREGAMAFLRREYTWVAVFVVMMAALIAGLLPWGRPWGAVAYVFGALLSALAGFIGMRVATAANSRTTEAARTGGVVKALPLAFRGGAVMGFTVAGLGLAGVALGYLVFRVWLNVAEWADIVTAIGLGASSIALFARVGGGIFTKAADVGADLVGKLEAGIPEDDPRNPAVIADNVGDNVGDTAGMGADLYESYVGSLVAPIAYSAIVFASAGFRDRAIIFPLAVAAVGMIASIIGSFVVRARDEGHLAAGLHRGTYLAAIITAVGTLGLSHWVFGGVDGVKNPLGIFLAVFVGLLVGLMIGQISEWFTSDRYKIVKEIARQAQTGPATVILSGIAEGMRSSAFSVIVVAAGIGGAYWAGDWGLGAGGGVYGIAVAAIGVLATLGITVSVDAYGPIADNAGGIAEMAGLPPEVRESTDALDSLGNTTAAIAKGFAIGSAAVTALALFSAFVQAVRLTEINILDVGTMIGLFLGGMFPFLFAALTLNAVGRSAFRMIEEVRRQFREIPGLREGKEGVKPEYAKCVDIATAGALREMIVPGALAIVLPLTIGFVDTEALGGFLAGALVVGFLLAIYMTNAGGAWDNAKKFIEAGAFGGKGSEAHYAAVIGDTVGDPFKDTTGPAMNIMIKVMTVVSLIFASAFIR; encoded by the coding sequence ATGGCAGGAACGTCCTTTGTCTACGCAGCGGTAGTGAGCGCACTACTCGCGCTGGCGCTTGCAGTGTTCTATTCGAGACAGGTTCTGGCTGCTCCGCGCGGTAACGCCCGGATGGTCGAGATCTCCGACGCGATCCGCGAAGGGGCGATGGCGTTCCTGCGTCGCGAATACACATGGGTCGCAGTGTTCGTCGTGATGATGGCCGCCCTGATCGCAGGGCTTCTCCCGTGGGGACGACCGTGGGGCGCAGTTGCGTACGTCTTTGGTGCCCTGCTGTCCGCATTGGCGGGATTCATCGGGATGCGCGTTGCGACCGCGGCAAACAGTCGCACAACCGAAGCTGCGCGCACCGGTGGCGTCGTCAAGGCGCTGCCCCTCGCGTTCCGGGGCGGAGCAGTGATGGGCTTCACCGTTGCCGGCCTCGGCCTGGCCGGTGTGGCGCTTGGATATCTCGTCTTCAGGGTGTGGCTCAACGTCGCTGAGTGGGCCGACATCGTGACGGCCATCGGACTGGGGGCATCTTCCATTGCTCTGTTCGCAAGGGTCGGTGGCGGCATCTTCACGAAAGCGGCAGATGTGGGTGCCGACCTCGTAGGGAAGCTCGAAGCCGGGATTCCCGAGGACGATCCCCGGAACCCTGCGGTGATCGCCGACAACGTCGGCGACAACGTCGGCGATACCGCCGGCATGGGGGCCGACCTCTATGAGAGCTACGTCGGTTCACTCGTGGCCCCGATCGCCTACTCGGCGATCGTGTTCGCGTCTGCCGGGTTCAGAGACCGTGCAATCATCTTCCCTCTTGCCGTTGCGGCGGTCGGGATGATCGCGTCGATCATCGGCTCGTTCGTTGTTCGGGCTCGCGACGAAGGGCATCTGGCGGCAGGTCTGCACCGAGGCACGTACCTGGCAGCCATCATCACGGCGGTCGGCACGCTCGGGCTCTCCCACTGGGTGTTCGGAGGAGTCGACGGGGTGAAGAATCCGCTCGGCATCTTCCTCGCCGTGTTCGTCGGTCTTCTGGTCGGACTGATGATCGGTCAGATCTCCGAGTGGTTCACCTCCGACCGCTACAAGATCGTGAAGGAGATTGCTCGCCAGGCCCAGACGGGACCGGCGACCGTGATCCTCTCGGGTATCGCGGAGGGGATGCGCTCCTCTGCGTTCAGTGTGATCGTCGTCGCGGCTGGGATCGGCGGTGCCTACTGGGCCGGTGATTGGGGGCTCGGAGCAGGCGGCGGCGTCTACGGAATCGCGGTTGCGGCGATCGGCGTGCTCGCCACGCTGGGTATCACCGTTTCGGTCGACGCCTACGGGCCGATTGCCGATAACGCCGGTGGGATTGCGGAAATGGCCGGGCTGCCTCCCGAGGTTCGCGAGAGCACCGATGCTCTGGACTCGCTGGGGAACACGACCGCGGCGATCGCCAAGGGATTCGCGATCGGATCAGCCGCCGTGACGGCACTCGCTTTGTTCTCGGCGTTCGTTCAGGCGGTGAGACTCACCGAGATCAACATCTTGGACGTCGGGACCATGATCGGCCTGTTCCTTGGCGGAATGTTCCCGTTCCTGTTCGCTGCGCTGACGCTCAATGCCGTCGGTCGGTCGGCCTTCCGCATGATCGAGGAGGTTCGTCGTCAGTTCAGGGAGATCCCCGGATTGCGAGAAGGCAAAGAGGGGGTCAAGCCCGAGTACGCGAAGTGTGTCGACATTGCCACGGCCGGCGCGTTGCGCGAGATGATCGTGCCGGGTGCTCTGGCGATCGTGCTCCCGCTCACCATCGGGTTTGTTGACACGGAAGCTCTCGGAGGCTTTCTCGCGGGAGCTCTCGTCGTCGGATTCCTGCTCGCCATCTACATGACGAACGCCGGTGGTGCGTGGGACAACGCGAAGAAATTCATCGAGGCCGGAGCGTTCGGCGGGAAGGGCTCCGAGGCGCACTACGCAGCGGTCATCGGTGACACGGTCGGCGACCCGTTCAAGGACACGACCGGTCCCGCGATGAACATCATGATCAAGGTGATGACCGTCGTCAGCTTGATCTTCGCATCGGCGTTTATCAGGTAA